In one window of Pseudomonadota bacterium DNA:
- the tviB gene encoding Vi polysaccharide biosynthesis UDP-N-acetylglucosamine C-6 dehydrogenase TviB codes for MTDMKDVRIGVVGLGYVGLPLAVSFGNKYPTLGFDINTARIAELNRGEDNTLEVDPEELKASTHLTFSADPDDLADCNVLIATVPTPIDEHKRPDLSPLEAASRTLGKQIKQGDIIIYESTVYPGATEEVCVPILEHVSGLEYNKDFFVGYSPERINPGDKEHRLETILKVTSGSTPEVAEKVDALYASIITAGTFKASSIRVAEAAKVIENTQRDVNIALVNELALIFNRLGIDTGEVLAAAGTKWNFLPFRPGLVGGHCIGVDPYYLTHKSQEMGYHPEMILAGRRINDNMGIYVVSQVTRLMTQKRIHVVGSNVLILGFTFKENCPDVRNTRVIDMVKEFESLDANVDVYDPWANSAETEHEYGVALTQELKTGHYDAIVLAVAHEQFVDMGVDAVRQLGRETHVLYDIKHLFSPDDVDGRL; via the coding sequence ATGACTGATATGAAAGACGTCCGGATTGGTGTTGTTGGCTTGGGCTATGTCGGCCTGCCGCTTGCTGTATCGTTTGGCAACAAATACCCGACGTTAGGCTTCGATATCAACACGGCGCGGATTGCCGAACTCAATCGCGGTGAAGACAATACGCTTGAAGTCGATCCTGAGGAGCTAAAAGCGTCAACGCACCTCACGTTCAGTGCGGACCCGGATGATCTGGCCGATTGCAATGTGCTTATCGCCACGGTGCCGACACCGATCGATGAGCATAAGCGGCCTGATTTGTCGCCACTGGAAGCGGCTAGCCGAACGCTCGGGAAACAGATCAAGCAAGGCGATATCATTATTTATGAGTCCACCGTGTACCCAGGTGCTACCGAAGAAGTGTGTGTGCCTATTCTTGAGCATGTGTCGGGGCTTGAGTACAACAAAGATTTTTTTGTTGGTTACAGCCCTGAACGTATTAATCCCGGCGACAAAGAGCATCGGCTCGAGACGATTCTTAAAGTGACATCTGGTTCGACACCAGAAGTGGCGGAAAAGGTCGACGCACTCTATGCCTCGATTATCACCGCGGGCACCTTCAAGGCGTCGTCTATTCGAGTCGCTGAGGCGGCAAAGGTTATTGAGAATACCCAGCGCGACGTCAATATTGCTCTGGTAAACGAGCTTGCGTTGATTTTTAATCGCTTGGGCATCGATACCGGTGAAGTATTGGCGGCGGCGGGCACCAAGTGGAACTTCTTACCGTTTCGTCCCGGCTTGGTTGGCGGTCACTGTATCGGTGTCGACCCTTACTACCTGACACACAAGTCGCAGGAGATGGGTTATCACCCCGAGATGATTCTTGCTGGGCGTCGCATCAACGACAACATGGGCATCTATGTGGTGTCTCAGGTAACGCGCCTGATGACACAAAAACGCATACATGTCGTGGGTTCGAATGTTTTGATTCTCGGTTTTACCTTCAAGGAAAACTGTCCAGACGTGCGCAACACACGTGTGATCGACATGGTCAAGGAGTTCGAATCGTTGGACGCGAATGTCGATGTGTACGACCCATGGGCAAATTCGGCAGAAACGGAGCACGAGTACGGCGTGGCGCTTACTCAGGAACTTAAAACGGGCCATTACGACGCCATTGTGCTGGCTGTGGCGCACGAACAGTTCGTAGATATGGGGGTTGATGCCGTGCGTCAACTTGGCCGCGAGACGCATGTTCTGTACGACATTAAACACCTCTTTTCGCCAGACGACGTTGATGGTCGTCTATAG
- a CDS encoding NAD-dependent epimerase encodes MKILVTGAAGFIGNHVSERLLERGDTVVGLDNLSDYYDVNLKKARLARFDGNDRFIFEKVDLVDRDEMERVFKQHKFDRVIHLAAQAGVRYSLENPHAYIDANLVGYLHIIEGCRHHDVEHLTYASTSSVYGAHTNMPFSVKRSVDHPLTLYAATKKANELIAHSYSNLYNIPTTGLRFFTVYGPWGRPDMALFLFTKNILENKPIDVFNYGKHRRDFTYVDDIAEGVIRASDRAAEPSANWDSDHPDPSCSSVPYRIYNIGNNQPVELMKYVSVLEDCLGKKAEINYLPLQAGDVPETFADVSELITDVGYKPDTSVEVGVANFVKWFRAYYNV; translated from the coding sequence ATGAAGATCTTAGTCACCGGTGCCGCCGGCTTTATCGGTAATCACGTGTCAGAACGTCTGCTTGAACGTGGTGATACGGTTGTAGGTCTTGATAACCTCAGCGATTATTACGACGTCAACCTCAAAAAAGCACGACTCGCTCGCTTTGACGGTAATGATCGGTTCATTTTTGAAAAAGTGGATTTAGTTGATCGCGACGAAATGGAGCGCGTGTTCAAACAGCACAAGTTTGATCGAGTGATTCACTTAGCGGCGCAGGCGGGCGTGCGCTATTCGCTCGAAAATCCGCATGCGTATATCGATGCCAATCTGGTTGGTTATCTACATATAATCGAAGGTTGCCGCCATCACGATGTCGAGCATTTGACCTATGCGTCGACGAGTTCGGTGTATGGCGCGCACACCAATATGCCGTTTTCGGTTAAGCGCAGCGTCGATCACCCTCTGACGCTGTATGCGGCCACCAAAAAAGCGAACGAACTAATTGCGCATTCGTACTCCAATTTGTACAACATTCCGACGACCGGGTTGCGCTTCTTTACGGTTTATGGTCCCTGGGGAAGGCCGGATATGGCGCTGTTTCTTTTCACTAAGAATATTCTCGAGAACAAGCCGATCGACGTATTTAATTACGGTAAGCATCGTCGCGACTTTACCTATGTTGACGATATTGCCGAGGGCGTGATTCGCGCCAGTGATCGAGCGGCTGAACCGAGCGCCAACTGGGACAGTGATCATCCTGACCCTAGCTGCAGCTCGGTGCCGTATCGCATATACAATATTGGTAATAACCAGCCCGTCGAGTTAATGAAGTACGTATCGGTGCTTGAAGATTGTCTGGGTAAGAAAGCCGAAATTAACTACCTACCGCTCCAAGCAGGCGACGTGCCAGAGACCTTTGCGGATGTTTCCGAACTGATCACCGATGTCGGTTATAAACCCGATACGAGCGTAGAGGTCGGCGTGGCAAATTTTGTGAAATGGTTTCGCGCGTACTACAACGTTTGA
- a CDS encoding UDP-glucose/GDP-mannose dehydrogenase family protein — MKVTVFGSGYVGLVTGACLAETGNQVVCVDVDHEKVSMLKRGQVPIYEPGLQEIVTRNIEAGRLTFTTVAREGVEHGLFQFIAVGTPPNEDGSADFTRVISVAETIGQFADDYKVVVTKSTVPVGTAAKVRATLDRVVQDRGIDIEMDVASNPEFLKEGAAVTDFMRPDRIIVGTDNPRTGELFRTLYDPFTRNRDRLIMMDIESAELTKYAANAMLATKISFMNEVANLAEKLNADIEQVRLGIGADPRIGYHFIYPGCGYGGSCFPKDVKALIGSAASVGEAMPLLNAVDQVNARQKHVLFDKISAFFGDELAGKTVALWGLAFKPNTDDLREAPSAVLLEALWEAGVRVRAYDPVAGGRAQAQFGQRDDFEITETALQALEGADALALVTEWTEFRSPDFTKMRELLTHPVVFDGRNVYEPALMSKHGFTYFGIGRNNAAESA; from the coding sequence ATGAAGGTAACCGTTTTTGGTTCTGGTTATGTCGGTCTTGTGACCGGTGCCTGTCTTGCCGAAACTGGCAATCAAGTTGTGTGCGTCGACGTTGATCACGAAAAAGTGTCGATGCTTAAACGGGGTCAGGTGCCCATCTACGAACCGGGCCTGCAAGAAATCGTTACTCGCAATATCGAAGCGGGCCGACTAACCTTTACTACTGTGGCGCGGGAAGGCGTCGAACATGGACTGTTTCAGTTTATTGCGGTGGGTACGCCACCCAATGAAGATGGCTCAGCTGACTTTACCCGCGTGATCAGCGTGGCCGAGACGATCGGTCAATTTGCGGATGACTATAAAGTCGTTGTCACCAAGTCGACCGTACCCGTGGGCACCGCTGCAAAGGTCCGCGCAACGCTCGATCGCGTGGTGCAAGACCGCGGCATCGACATTGAAATGGATGTGGCGTCTAACCCCGAGTTTCTCAAAGAAGGCGCAGCAGTCACTGATTTTATGCGACCTGATCGAATCATCGTTGGCACGGACAACCCGCGCACCGGTGAGTTATTTCGCACGCTTTATGATCCGTTTACGCGTAACCGTGATCGCTTGATCATGATGGATATCGAATCCGCCGAACTCACAAAATATGCGGCAAATGCGATGTTGGCAACCAAAATCAGTTTCATGAACGAAGTGGCTAATCTCGCCGAAAAACTCAATGCCGATATCGAGCAGGTCAGACTGGGCATCGGTGCTGATCCTCGCATTGGGTATCACTTTATCTATCCAGGCTGTGGTTACGGTGGCTCGTGTTTTCCAAAAGACGTTAAGGCCTTAATTGGGTCAGCGGCGTCGGTAGGGGAGGCCATGCCGCTACTCAACGCGGTGGACCAGGTGAATGCGCGGCAGAAGCACGTGCTGTTCGACAAGATCAGCGCGTTCTTCGGCGATGAGCTGGCCGGTAAAACGGTTGCGTTGTGGGGCCTGGCATTCAAGCCCAACACGGACGATCTTCGCGAGGCGCCGAGTGCGGTCCTACTCGAGGCGCTTTGGGAAGCCGGCGTGCGTGTGCGTGCCTACGACCCGGTAGCTGGAGGCCGCGCGCAGGCGCAATTCGGGCAGCGCGATGATTTTGAGATTACCGAGACCGCGCTCCAGGCGTTAGAGGGCGCCGACGCGCTGGCGTTGGTCACGGAGTGGACTGAATTTCGCAGTCCGGATTTTACCAAGATGCGAGAGTTGCTCACGCATCCGGTCGTGTTCGATGGGCGCAATGTCTATGAGCCTGCTCTGATGAGCAAACACGGCTTTACCTATTTTGGCATTGGAAGAAATAACGCAGCGGAGTCTGCGTGA
- a CDS encoding mannose-1-phosphate guanylyltransferase/mannose-6-phosphate isomerase has protein sequence MIIPVVLSGGSGTRLWPLSRGLYPKQLLPLITEKTMLQDTVGRLDGVDNCGAPLVVCNESHRFLVAEQLRKIDCEPSAIVLEPVGRNTAPAVAAAAMQLIVSSDDDAHENVMLVLPADHVIHNVKAFQEAVQVGYQQAMSGKLVTFGIVPDQPETGYGYIKKGPSAGNTACEVDEFVEKPDGATAAEYLASGRYLWNSGMFMFRVNQYLEELEQFTPEMVAQCRRAVTDAERDLDFTRLGVTAFEASPSDSIDYALMEKTTNAVVVPLDAGWSDVGNWSSLHASKPADSDNNVMVGDVVLEACDNCYAHSTSRMVAAVGLSNHIIVETADAVMVAPKGRSQDVKKIVDKLKSQGREEVGLHREVFRPWGSYDSIDNGYRYQVKRLTVKPGAVLSLQMHHHRAEHWIVVTGTAEITRGEEVFLLTENQSTYIPLGTVHRIANPGNVPLEIIEVQSGSYLGEDDIVRYEDTYGRAGRTD, from the coding sequence ATGATTATTCCAGTTGTACTGTCCGGTGGTTCCGGCACGCGCCTATGGCCGTTGTCGCGGGGTCTCTATCCTAAGCAGCTGCTGCCCTTGATTACCGAGAAAACAATGCTGCAGGACACTGTCGGCAGACTGGATGGTGTCGATAACTGTGGGGCACCGCTTGTGGTGTGCAATGAGTCGCATCGGTTCTTAGTGGCGGAGCAGTTGCGCAAAATCGACTGCGAACCCTCGGCCATCGTGCTAGAACCCGTGGGCCGCAATACAGCGCCTGCTGTTGCGGCGGCGGCAATGCAGCTGATCGTCTCAAGCGACGATGACGCGCACGAAAACGTCATGCTCGTGTTGCCGGCCGATCACGTCATCCACAACGTTAAGGCGTTTCAGGAGGCCGTGCAGGTTGGCTATCAGCAAGCAATGTCTGGAAAGCTAGTCACCTTCGGTATTGTTCCGGACCAGCCGGAAACCGGTTATGGCTACATTAAGAAAGGTCCTTCGGCGGGTAACACGGCGTGCGAAGTCGATGAATTTGTTGAAAAGCCGGACGGCGCAACGGCGGCGGAATACCTTGCCTCGGGCCGTTACTTGTGGAACAGCGGCATGTTCATGTTCCGAGTTAATCAATATCTAGAGGAACTGGAACAGTTTACGCCAGAGATGGTCGCGCAATGTCGCCGGGCCGTTACCGACGCCGAGCGGGATCTGGATTTTACGCGCCTGGGCGTGACGGCGTTTGAAGCGTCTCCGTCCGACTCGATCGACTATGCACTTATGGAGAAGACCACCAATGCGGTGGTGGTTCCGCTTGATGCGGGATGGAGCGATGTGGGTAACTGGAGCAGCTTGCACGCCAGTAAGCCAGCCGATAGCGACAACAATGTCATGGTGGGCGATGTCGTGCTGGAAGCCTGCGATAATTGCTATGCCCATTCCACCAGTCGCATGGTTGCGGCGGTCGGTCTGTCGAACCACATCATAGTGGAGACGGCCGACGCGGTCATGGTCGCGCCGAAGGGGCGATCGCAGGATGTGAAAAAAATCGTCGATAAACTTAAGTCGCAGGGTCGCGAGGAAGTCGGTCTTCATCGCGAGGTGTTTCGGCCTTGGGGCTCCTACGACAGCATCGATAATGGTTATCGCTATCAAGTCAAACGCCTGACTGTGAAACCCGGTGCCGTATTGTCCTTGCAAATGCACCACCATCGCGCCGAGCACTGGATAGTGGTGACGGGTACCGCTGAAATTACTCGAGGTGAAGAAGTGTTCTTACTCACCGAAAATCAATCGACTTATATTCCGCTTGGCACGGTGCATCGCATCGCCAATCCGGGCAACGTACCGCTCGAGATTATCGAAGTGCAGTCGGGCAGCTATCTGGGTGAGGACGATATCGTGCGCTACGAAGATACGTACGGTCGCGCTGGTCGCACCGACTGA
- a CDS encoding phosphomannomutase, protein MSAFEPIDITCFKAYDVRGRLPDQLNEEVAYRIGRAYAEFLSPSKVIVGRDIRRSSEALKTALCRGLTDGGASVLDIGQCGTEEVYFATFDLKVDGGIMVTASHNPIDYNGLKFVREQSKPISGDNGLNDIRRIAEAGVFEDRTPGSIDVIANEERYVQHLLGYVDVDALKPLKVVCNSGNAGAGKVVDLLEPHLPFDFIRVHHDVDDSFPHGIPNPLLEENRPATIKAVKESGADIGIAWDGDYDRCFFFDESGFFIEGYYVVGLLASSFLAQRPDQAIVHDPRLTWNTVDIANSAGGTAVLSKTGHAFIKQVMRDHDAVYGGEMSAHHYFRDFAYCDSGMIPWLLVTGLVSATGKPLSELVAERMAMFPASGEINRTVADAPAVIARVENSYSADALKVDRTDGLSIEFVDWRFNLRSSNTEPLLRLNVESRADKALMQNKTRELLAIIDAD, encoded by the coding sequence ATGAGTGCATTCGAACCGATCGATATTACGTGTTTCAAGGCCTACGATGTGCGCGGACGCCTGCCTGACCAGCTTAACGAAGAGGTGGCGTATCGTATCGGCCGGGCTTATGCCGAGTTCTTATCGCCGTCGAAAGTAATTGTGGGGCGTGACATTCGCCGGTCGAGCGAAGCGCTTAAAACAGCGTTGTGCCGGGGCCTTACCGACGGTGGTGCGAGTGTGCTCGACATCGGTCAATGCGGTACCGAAGAAGTGTATTTCGCGACCTTCGATCTTAAAGTAGACGGTGGCATCATGGTCACCGCCAGCCACAATCCGATCGACTACAACGGACTCAAGTTTGTGCGCGAGCAAAGCAAGCCGATCAGCGGCGACAATGGTCTGAATGATATTCGACGAATCGCCGAGGCTGGCGTATTCGAGGATCGGACACCCGGATCAATCGATGTTATTGCCAATGAAGAGCGGTATGTTCAACACCTGTTAGGCTACGTCGATGTCGACGCTCTCAAGCCACTCAAAGTGGTGTGCAACTCCGGTAACGCCGGTGCCGGCAAGGTGGTTGACTTGTTGGAACCACACCTGCCCTTCGATTTTATTCGCGTGCACCATGACGTCGACGATAGTTTTCCGCACGGTATTCCCAATCCATTGCTGGAAGAGAATCGACCGGCCACGATCAAGGCGGTAAAAGAAAGTGGCGCTGATATCGGCATCGCTTGGGACGGCGACTACGATCGTTGCTTTTTCTTTGACGAGTCGGGTTTCTTTATCGAGGGCTACTACGTGGTGGGTCTGCTCGCCAGCAGTTTCTTGGCACAGCGCCCTGACCAGGCGATTGTGCACGATCCGCGATTGACCTGGAACACAGTCGATATTGCCAACAGCGCTGGTGGGACGGCGGTGCTCAGCAAAACCGGACACGCCTTCATCAAGCAGGTTATGCGCGATCACGATGCGGTCTACGGTGGTGAAATGAGTGCGCACCACTATTTTCGTGATTTTGCCTATTGCGACAGCGGCATGATTCCGTGGTTACTGGTGACTGGTCTAGTATCGGCGACGGGCAAACCACTGTCGGAATTGGTCGCCGAGCGTATGGCCATGTTTCCGGCCAGCGGCGAGATAAATCGTACGGTTGCGGATGCCCCGGCAGTCATTGCGCGCGTTGAGAATAGCTACAGCGCCGATGCACTCAAAGTGGATCGAACCGATGGACTGAGTATCGAGTTCGTCGATTGGCGCTTCAATCTGCGCAGTTCGAACACAGAGCCCCTGTTGCGGCTCAATGTGGAAAGCCGGGCTGATAAGGCGCTCATGCAGAACAAGACGCGTGAACTGCTGGCCATCATCGACGCGGACTAA